The Methermicoccus shengliensis DSM 18856 nucleotide sequence CAATGCTGCCCTCTCCAATTGTGAGATGGCTGTCGTGATCCTTCATGTTGTCGTGGATGTGGGCGTGCACGATGTGCTCGCTCCTCAGAAAGTCATCGAGCGTTCCTGTTGTGTTGGCATGCCCCACATCGAGCGTGATGCCAAGGTGCGGGCTATCGACTGCCTCTATCACCTCCTCCACCTCGTCCCTCGTACGACAGAACACGTACTTGAACTCCGGCATGTTCTCGACCCCCAACGTGAACCCATATTCCTCTGCTGCCCCACTCAGCCGCTCGAGAGCCTCTATCAGCCTCTGCTTTGCGAGGTCCACCCTTCCCATGGCGTATGGGGAAAGATGGCCCGGGTGCACCGTGATCATCTCGGAAAGCTCGGCTGTGAGCCTCATGGTCTCCATGATGGCTTCCACGCTGTCTTCCCATATTCGGTGTATGAGGCTCGCCATGTTCAGGTCAGAAAAGGGGGCGTGCACCGTTATTGTGAGTGAGGTGGTGTCCCTCACATCCCGAAGGAGGGATAACCTCTGTGGGATGAGGGCATCATCGCCATCTGCCACGTACTCCCATGCAGAAAAGCCCAGCTCCTCCAGCCCGTACACCCACGCGGAGGGGTCTGCCAGTGATGAGATGCACGAGAAGCCTATCCTCGATGTGTCCATGCAATCGCCCATACGCTATTCGACACAGGGGTAAAAAGGTTTTCTTGGGGGGCCCATCACTAAGATTAAATACCCAATACACACAAGAGAGGGCGGACTCGTGGGGTAGTGGATATCCTGGCGGGCTTCGGACCCGCAGACCCGTGTTCGAATCGCGGCGAGTCCGTAGCATGTGTATGTGTGTGGGCATAGATGTGGGGGGTGCAAACACCAAGTTCGCCACACCAGATGGCGCATGGGACATCATCCACCTCCCCCTCTGGCAAGATGCAGACCTCGAGGGTGCTCTTGAGGGGATAAGAAGGGCAGCTGAGGGCGTGCCCGCAGGGGTGGTGATGACAGGGGAGCTTGCAGACTGCTTTTCCAGCAGGAGAGAGGGCGTGGTGGCGATTGCCCGTGCGTGTGCCAGCGTGCTCGATGAGGTGTACTTTCTCTCCCTCGATGGAGGGTTTTACGGCATCGAGAGGGTGGTGGCATCACCGCTCTCGTTTGCCGCCGCCAACTGGATGGCGTCTGCGATGCTGGTGGCAGAGAGCCATCCGAGCTGCCTGCTGGTGGATATGGGCAGCACCACCACGGACATCATCCCCATCATCGAGGGACGGGTGAGGGCACACACCACTGACCTTGAGCGGCTGGCTGCGGGGGAGCTGGTGTACACGGGGATGGTCCGCACCAGCGTGTGTGCCCTCGTACGTGCCGTGCAGCTGGACGGGGTGAGTGTCCCGCTCGCCAAGGAGACGTTTGCCACCATGGGTGATGTGCACACCGTGCTCGGATGTGATGTTGGGGTGTGGAGCACCGCAGATGGCAGGGGCACATCACGAGAGGAGTGCATGCATAGGCTGGCGAGGTGCGTGTGTGCGGACGCCGACGAGCTCGGAGAGGACGCAATCGTGGACATGGCACTTCAGATAAAAAAGGCACAGCTTGCAGAGCTCATGGCAGCCATGAGAGATGTGCTAAAGCGCCATCCAGCATCTGAGGTCGTGGCGTGTGGCATTGGGGAGCCCCTTATCTCCGAGGCTGCACAGCAGCTCGGGATTGAGTGTCATCTTTGCTCTGCACACTACGGAAGTGTGTCCCACGTGCTTCCAGCGTATGCCACGGGCGTGCTGCTGAAAAGATGGCTCAGATGAGCTGCTGTCTGCTGTCCATGACCGTTATATAAGGGAACGGAATAACGCCGTCCACATTCCGATATCGTGTGGTGAAGGTGATGAGTGCGGAGAACGATCCCTTTGGTGCCAAGGACGTCATCGACACGAGTATGGGCTCTGTGGTGGTCTATCGGCTCGATGTGCTCGAGGAGGTGGGGGCTGGGGACATATCCCGTCTTCCCTACTCCATCAGGGTGCTGCTCGAGGCGGTGCTACGACAGGTGGATGGACATCTCATCACCGAGCAGGATGTGTACTCGCTTGCGAGATGGAGTCCGAAGAGGGTGCCCCAGCGTGAGATTCCCTTCATACCCGCGAGAGTGCTGCTGCAGGACTTCACGGGGGTGCCTGCAGTGGTTGACCTCGCTGCGATGAGGTCGGCGATGCACAGGCTCGGGCACGACCCCTCCAAGATCAATCCCCTGATACCCGCAGACCTCGTGATTGACCACTCCCTTCAGGTGGACTGCCACGGGACGTCGTACGCCATTGAGTGCAACGAACAGAGGGAGTTTGAGCGCAACCGCGAGCGCTATGCCCTCCTGCGCTGGGCTCAGCAGGCGTTCGACAACCTTCGGGTCGTTCCCCCCGGCAGAGGGATAGTGCATCAGGTAAACCTCGAGCATCTGGCATCGGTGGTGCAGCTTCGGGAGAAAAACGGAGAGCGTGTTGCATTTCCAGACAGCCTCGTGGGCACAGACTCCCACACCACCATGGTCAACGGGCTCGGAGTTCTGGGATGGGGCGTGGGAGGAATAGAGGCCGAGGCCGTGATGCTTGGCCAGCCCTACTACATGCCAGTGCCAGAGGTGGTGGGCGTGAGGCTGTGCGGAAGCCTGCCCGAGGGGGTGACTGCCACCGACCTCGTGCTCACCATCACGGAGATGCTGAGAAGGCATGGGGTGGTGGGCAAGTTCGTGGAGTTCTATGGACCTGGACTCAGAAGTTTAAGCCTTCCAGACAGGGCAACGATTGCCAACATGGCGCCAGAGTACGGCGCCACCATGGGGTTCTGTCCTGTGGACGAAAAAACGCTGCAATACCTTCTGGAAACGGGAAGGAGCAGAGAGCACGTGGAGCTGGTGAGGCAGTACCTCACGATGCAGGGGCTGCTGCTCGATGATGAGGCACCCCGCTACACCCATACACTAAGGCTGGACATGGACACCGTGGAGCCGTGCGTTGCCGGACCCAGACGACCGCAGGACCGCATACCCCTTCGCAGGATGAAGCTCAGCTTTCACGAGGCGATGAAGAGCACATTCGGCAGGGACGTACGTTCAGAGCCATGTGGGAGGGTGGAGCTGGACATGGGCTCTATGAAGGTGCCAATCACCCATGGCTCGGTGGTCATTGCCGCCATCACCTCGTGTACCAACACCTCAAACCCATCGGTGATGATGGCGGCAGGGCTTCTGGCAAAGAAGGCGGTGGAGCTGGGGCTCAGAGTGAGCCCCCATGTGAAGACCAGCCTCGCCCCGGGCTCACGCGTGGTCAGCGAGTATCTCGAGGCATCTGGGCTCATCGCCTATCTCGAGGCACTGGGCTTCCACACCGTGGGGTACGGGTGCACGACGTGCATAGGCAACAGTGGTCCGCTCTCTGAGAAGGTGGCGGAGGCAATAAGGGAGCACGACCTCGTGGTGGCTGCGGTGCTCAGTGGAAACCGCAACTTCGAGGGCAGGATTAGCCCCCTCGTCAAGGCAAACTACCTCGCATCCCCGCCGCTGGTGGTGGCGTATGCCATCGCTGGCACGGTGGACATCGACCTCACCACAGAACCGCTGGGATACGACCCCAATGGCAGACCCGTGTACCTGAGGGACATCTGGCCCACCAAAGAAGAGGTCGAGCAGCTCGTGAGCAGCACCCTTGCCCCGGAGCTGTTCGAAAGGCAGTACTCCAAGGTGTTCGAGGGCTCTGAGCTCTGGCAAAAGCTCACGTCCCCAAGTGGCAAGCTCTACCAGTGGGACCCATCCTCCACGTACATCAGGGAGCCTCCATTCTTCGAGGACTTCGCGCTCGAGCCTCCCGAGAGAGGCGACATAAGGGGCGCACGGGTGCTCGCCCTTCTGGGAGACAGCATCACCACGGACCACATATCCCCTGCCGGGGCGATTCCCCCAGATGGGCCTGCGGGCAGGTACCTGATTGCACATGGCGTGGCGCCTTACGAGTTCAACTCCTTTGGGGCACGCAGAGGAAACCACGAGGTGATGATGCGGGGCACCTTTGCCAACATACGGCTCAAAAACGGGCTGGTCTCGAGGGAAGGGGGATGGACGGTGCACCTGCCCAGCGGGGAGGTGATGACGATATACGATGCCGCAATGCGCTATCGGAGAGAGGGAATACCGCTCATCGTCATCGCTGGAAAGGAGTACGGCACGGGAAGCTCTCGTGACTGGGCTGCCAAGGGTACCCAGCTTCTGGGCGTCAAGGCGGTGATTGCCCAGTCCTTCGAGCGCATCCACCGTGGCAACCTCGTGGGAATGGGGGTGCTGCCCCTGCAGTTCAAGGAGGGGGAGGGTGCGGAGGAACTGGGCCTCACGGGAAGGGAGGTGTACGACATCCTCGGCATACACGACATTCAGCCCGGGGGAGAGCTCACCGTGGTGGCAAGGAGCGAGGACGGAGCCGAGAAGAGGTTCAGCGTCGTGGCGAGGCTGGACACCCCAGTAGAGGTGGAGTACTACCGCAACGGAGGTATACTGCCCACGGTGCTGCGGAACATGATGAGATAATCACCGTGAGGGGTGGTGCTTTCCCACATACTTTGCCCTCGGACGTATCACTCTGTTGTCTGCATACTGCTCGATGCAGTGGGCGACCCATCCAGAGATTCTTCCGATGGCAAAAAGAGAGGTGGCGAACTCTGGTGGGATGTGCAGATACTTGTACACCACCGCCGAGTAGAAGTCCACGTTGGGACAAAGGGGCTTGCCCTGCTTCTCCACGAGCTCACGCTGGACTGCCTCCTCGATGCTCTCGGCAATCCTGAACCACCTCGTATCACCCCTCTCATCCGCTATCTCTCTGGCGAGCCGCTTGTATATCCTTGCCCTCGGGTCGTACGTCTTGTACACCCTGTGTCCGAACCCCATCACCCTTTGCCCCTCTGCGATGAGGCTCAGCACATACTCCTCTGCCCTCTCTGGTGAGCCAACCTCCTCGAGCATCCTCATGACGGCGAGCCGAGCACCTCCGTGAAGCGGCCCCTTGAGCGTGCTCAAGCCCGCTATCACGGCGGAGTGGATATCGGAGAGGGTGGATACCGCCACCCGAACAGAGAACGTGGAGGCGTTCAGCTCATGCTCTGCGCTGAGGATGAAGTCCAGCTCCATCAGCCTTGCCTCCAGCTCACTCGGCTCCTCTCCTCTGAGCATGTACAGGAAGTTTGCCCCATGCGGCAGGGAGGGATGGGGGGCGATGGGCTCTTGGCCATTTGTTATCCTGTAGTATGCCGCAACGATGGTGGGGAACTTCGCTATCAGCCTGATGCCCTTGCGCAGGTTAGCATCGAGCGAGCAGTCGGACATGTCGGGGTCGTGGTGGGAGAGGTAGGAGACCGCCGTGCGCAGAGCGTCCATGGCCTCGACTCCATAGGGGCACATCCTCATGAACTCTATCGTGTCCTCATCTATCTCCCTCTCGGCCCTCAGCTGGCCAGAAAAGGCCTCGAGCTCATCCTCATCCGGGAGCTCTCCATGTATGAGCAGGTATGAGACGGCATCATACGGCATCTCCGATAGGTCATTTATGTTGTATCCCCTGTATTCCAGTATACCATTTATTCCATCTATGTAGGAGATGCTCGTTTCCAGCGCAATAACGCTCTCCAATCCCTTTTTTATATCTTCCATCCATTCGCCCCCCGTAGAGCATCTTCCCTAATCAATATATATTTATCGTGGGCATGGGAGCCATGTCAGTAAAAAGAATTCACTGACTTGGATAGATGTCAGTAAAAACTAAACTTAACAATGGTTGTATAACATTAAGAAAAAAATCACAAATTGGTGTAATACCTCCCAAAACTCGACGACGTCCCCCTTTCCGTGGGCTACGGCATCCCCATGCACGAGCTCATCGCCAAACTACGAGCTCCTAATCGCCTCTCAGCAGCGTGAGCTTTTTGGTGTAGCGCGAGAGCTGGGGGGTGCCGCCAGCCTCCGAGACCACCTTCAGCATCCCATCGATGTCCACCACTTGCCTTCCAGCGAGCGCCACCACCTTTTCTGGAAACACCGAGAACGTGAAGGGTGTGGAGGGGCCCAGCATCACCACCTCACCCCCACACACGGAGAGCACCTCATCCACCGTGCCGTTCACCAGCGTGGAGGAGGACACCAGCACCACATCGCATCCCTCAATGGCGGAAAGCTCCCTCCTCACCTCTCCACCCACCAGTACCTCATTCCGCTCCACGATTGTCAGGGAGCGCACCACCCCATTGAGCTCGCGCACGAGGGGGGCAAAGTAACCCACCATGCCCACATCCCTTCCCGCAAGCTCGAGCTCGAGCCCCTCACGTGCCACCACGTCTCGGTTGAGCACCGCATTGCAGCACGCAAGTGCCACTGCCCTCTCTACGAGGGTCCTGGGCCTGTGGGCGAGCACCTCATCGAGAGGTGCACCGGCGAGCCTCCCAGCCCTCCCGTGGTGCACGCACGTTGGGGCTACCTCGTGGAGCAGCGTGGCGGCAAGCCCAGCATACCTGCCTCTGCCATCCGACACCACTGCGCACGTGTATCCGAGCCCCACCCTCACGTCCTCGAGCACGTACGCTCCAGCCTCATCGAGACATTTCTGCACGAGCGCATCGAGTATGCCCATGCCACAGCATTGCACCCCCGTATAGAAATCGCTTTCGAACCGAAAGTCTTTTATTATTGCACATATGCGTATATATGGGTGGTGGCGTTGAGGATAGCAATCACCCTGTGTGCACCCAGCATGGACGCGCAGGTTGACCACAGGTTCGGAAGGGCACGCTACATGGGGCTGGTGGACACCGATGCGAATGAGGAGGAGGTGTGGGAAAATCCCCACATCGATGAGAGGTCGGCGGGCGTGAGGGCTGCAAAGGCACTTGCCGACGCTGGGGCACAGGCGCTCATCAGCGGTGAGGTGGGACCA carries:
- a CDS encoding sugar phosphate isomerase/epimerase family protein, coding for MGDCMDTSRIGFSCISSLADPSAWVYGLEELGFSAWEYVADGDDALIPQRLSLLRDVRDTTSLTITVHAPFSDLNMASLIHRIWEDSVEAIMETMRLTAELSEMITVHPGHLSPYAMGRVDLAKQRLIEALERLSGAAEEYGFTLGVENMPEFKYVFCRTRDEVEEVIEAVDSPHLGITLDVGHANTTGTLDDFLRSEHIVHAHIHDNMKDHDSHLTIGEGSIEWGAVMDSLLGRNITMIIEARTLESGAASLEFLRSL
- a CDS encoding hydantoinase/oxoprolinase family protein produces the protein MGIDVGGANTKFATPDGAWDIIHLPLWQDADLEGALEGIRRAAEGVPAGVVMTGELADCFSSRREGVVAIARACASVLDEVYFLSLDGGFYGIERVVASPLSFAAANWMASAMLVAESHPSCLLVDMGSTTTDIIPIIEGRVRAHTTDLERLAAGELVYTGMVRTSVCALVRAVQLDGVSVPLAKETFATMGDVHTVLGCDVGVWSTADGRGTSREECMHRLARCVCADADELGEDAIVDMALQIKKAQLAELMAAMRDVLKRHPASEVVACGIGEPLISEAAQQLGIECHLCSAHYGSVSHVLPAYATGVLLKRWLR
- the acnA gene encoding aconitate hydratase AcnA; the protein is MSAENDPFGAKDVIDTSMGSVVVYRLDVLEEVGAGDISRLPYSIRVLLEAVLRQVDGHLITEQDVYSLARWSPKRVPQREIPFIPARVLLQDFTGVPAVVDLAAMRSAMHRLGHDPSKINPLIPADLVIDHSLQVDCHGTSYAIECNEQREFERNRERYALLRWAQQAFDNLRVVPPGRGIVHQVNLEHLASVVQLREKNGERVAFPDSLVGTDSHTTMVNGLGVLGWGVGGIEAEAVMLGQPYYMPVPEVVGVRLCGSLPEGVTATDLVLTITEMLRRHGVVGKFVEFYGPGLRSLSLPDRATIANMAPEYGATMGFCPVDEKTLQYLLETGRSREHVELVRQYLTMQGLLLDDEAPRYTHTLRLDMDTVEPCVAGPRRPQDRIPLRRMKLSFHEAMKSTFGRDVRSEPCGRVELDMGSMKVPITHGSVVIAAITSCTNTSNPSVMMAAGLLAKKAVELGLRVSPHVKTSLAPGSRVVSEYLEASGLIAYLEALGFHTVGYGCTTCIGNSGPLSEKVAEAIREHDLVVAAVLSGNRNFEGRISPLVKANYLASPPLVVAYAIAGTVDIDLTTEPLGYDPNGRPVYLRDIWPTKEEVEQLVSSTLAPELFERQYSKVFEGSELWQKLTSPSGKLYQWDPSSTYIREPPFFEDFALEPPERGDIRGARVLALLGDSITTDHISPAGAIPPDGPAGRYLIAHGVAPYEFNSFGARRGNHEVMMRGTFANIRLKNGLVSREGGWTVHLPSGEVMTIYDAAMRYRREGIPLIVIAGKEYGTGSSRDWAAKGTQLLGVKAVIAQSFERIHRGNLVGMGVLPLQFKEGEGAEELGLTGREVYDILGIHDIQPGGELTVVARSEDGAEKRFSVVARLDTPVEVEYYRNGGILPTVLRNMMR
- a CDS encoding citrate/2-methylcitrate synthase, yielding MEDIKKGLESVIALETSISYIDGINGILEYRGYNINDLSEMPYDAVSYLLIHGELPDEDELEAFSGQLRAEREIDEDTIEFMRMCPYGVEAMDALRTAVSYLSHHDPDMSDCSLDANLRKGIRLIAKFPTIVAAYYRITNGQEPIAPHPSLPHGANFLYMLRGEEPSELEARLMELDFILSAEHELNASTFSVRVAVSTLSDIHSAVIAGLSTLKGPLHGGARLAVMRMLEEVGSPERAEEYVLSLIAEGQRVMGFGHRVYKTYDPRARIYKRLAREIADERGDTRWFRIAESIEEAVQRELVEKQGKPLCPNVDFYSAVVYKYLHIPPEFATSLFAIGRISGWVAHCIEQYADNRVIRPRAKYVGKHHPSR
- a CDS encoding Rossmann-like domain-containing protein, whose protein sequence is MGILDALVQKCLDEAGAYVLEDVRVGLGYTCAVVSDGRGRYAGLAATLLHEVAPTCVHHGRAGRLAGAPLDEVLAHRPRTLVERAVALACCNAVLNRDVVAREGLELELAGRDVGMVGYFAPLVRELNGVVRSLTIVERNEVLVGGEVRRELSAIEGCDVVLVSSSTLVNGTVDEVLSVCGGEVVMLGPSTPFTFSVFPEKVVALAGRQVVDIDGMLKVVSEAGGTPQLSRYTKKLTLLRGD
- a CDS encoding NifB/NifX family molybdenum-iron cluster-binding protein, which gives rise to MVALRIAITLCAPSMDAQVDHRFGRARYMGLVDTDANEEEVWENPHIDERSAGVRAAKALADAGAQALISGEVGPNALKVLRAAGIRVYRARGSARDAVHALLSGGLDEVE